From the genome of Pseudomonas sp. WJP1:
TTTCGCCCATTTCGAGGAGCTACTGCCGGTCAAGGTTCGCGGGACCTGCACCGTGTACCTCGCTTCAGGCTGGCCAGTGGGTGTGTTGCTGGCGTTGGGCGCGACAATCTGGCTGACGCCCTTTGGCTGGCGCACCATCATCGTGGTCAGTTCGCTGGGAAGCCTCTGGGCTTTCGCCATTGCCTGGTGGGTGCCGGAGTCGCCGTACTGGCTGGCTTCGGTGGGGCGCCAGGCGCAAGCGCGCAGTGTGATCGCCAGGCTCAGCCGAGGGGCGGTACGAGTGCCTGAAGACTGTGAATTGCTGGTCGAGAAAACGTTGAAGGGGACGCATCGCGAAATATTCAGCGCAGGCATGAGTAAAATCAGCCTGTTGCAGATTGCGATCAATTTCACCTTCTCCTGGGGCTATTGGGGGTTGCAGACCTGGTTACCGACCTTGTTGCAACAGCGAGGTTTGAGTCTGCCGCAAAGCTATGGATTCATCGCCATCTCGGCCTTGTGCATGATCCCGGGGTACATGGCGGCTTCCTGGCTCACCGGCCGGCTGGGCCGCAAGCAGGTTGTGGTGTTTTTCATCGGTGCCTCGGTGTTGGCCGGGTATGGATTTGCCAATGCCCAGACGCTGGAAATGCTCTATCTGAGCAACTTTGCCCTGGCCTTTTTCAGCATGGGCGCCTGGGGCGTCTGGGACACCTGGATTGGTGAGTTGTATCCAACCCGCCTGCGCCTGCTTGGCTATAGCTGGGCAGTATTCGCCCAGCGCGTGGCGAATATCCTGGCACCGAGCTTGATTGGCGCGCTGGTGGCCTATGGCACGTCCTTCAACATGACCACGACGTTGATCAACGGCTTCATGCTGGCCAGCGTGTTGTTGGCACTGCTCATGCCGGAAACCGAAGGTGAACCGTTGCACTGATACCCGTGCGAGCAACCCGCAATGGGCACTGCCGGTGGCGGTGCCCTCTGATGATAAAGGAGGCATGAATGTCTGCCGCAGGTACTTGGAAAAACGAATACGGGTCGATCATGACGCTGCAAGAAGCAGGCGCCAACCTCATTGGCATCTACCGATCTTCGACGGGTTCGGTCGGCACCTATGAAGTCCAGGGTGTGCAGGTTGGCAATGCGGCAACTGCAGCGATGGGCCAGCCAGTGGCATTGAGCATCTCGTGGCACGCCATCGATGACGCAAGTCACGATCCGAGCTGGCACTGGAACTCCGGTTTATGCGGCCAGATCAGTCTTCAGGACGATCAGGAAGTGCTGGTTTTGGCACACAATATGGTTGCTTCCAGTGACTTCTGCGGCCTGGTCAAGGCCGGCAGTTATATCGACAAATTGACTTATAGACGAGCGCCACTGCAGGAGCCCGAGCGATCGCTACGCCGTAAAAACGAAGTGCCTGGCAATGCCTTGGCTGGGAGATGGATTAGTGCCGAAGGCGCGACACTGGAGTTGAAGGTATTCGCCGCTTGCGACAATGGCCTGGGTTATGTGTCGGGTCGCCTCGTACGGTCGACCGGCACGCTGCCCGTGGAAGGGTTTACCGACCTGCACTCAGCCCCTGTCGGCATTGCGATGCAGTCCCTTGCGCTGACGGCCGCAGGGGCTTCAGAGGTACTTGGGCTGTCGGGAGCGCTTGATGGGGCGACCGGTTGCCTGTCCTTGTTCGAAATGACGAGCGAGTCAACTGCACCCGGTAACAGCTACAGCCAGACCCGGATGGCCTCTGTGCTATTCAAACGCGAAGCACAGCATTTGAGCGAGATCGGAGCACAAACCGCCGGTGCTATGATCTGAGCGTCTATGCCTGGCCAAGAGATCGCCCATGGATCGCCTGTCCACCTTGTTTTCGCAGTTCGGCGTGCGTGCAAACCTGTTTTACAACGGCAGGTTGTGTGGCCTCGCGTCCTACGATGGCGCTGAGCGGCGTGGCTATATCCATCTGCTGCAGGCCGGTAGCGTCACCTTGCTGGGCGCCGATCGCAAGGACATGCTGCTGACGCGGCCCAGCCTGATTTTCATGCCACGCCCCAGCCGGCATCAGCTGTTTGCCGGTGAGTCCGAGGGCGCTCAACTGTTGTGTGCCTCAATGGAGTTCGAGGGCGGGGTTGATAACCCGTTGGCAGCTTCGTTACCCGATTGCCTTGTGTTGTCCCTGGATGAACTGCCCATGCTCGCCGATACCCTGAAGTGGATGTTCGGCGAGGCGGCGGGTGCGCATTGTGGCAGGGAGGCAGCGCTGGAGCGCTTGTTCGAACTGCTGGTCATCCTGTTGTTTCGGCATCTGCTTGACCATCAACAGTTGCGTACCGGAATGATGGCTGGCCTGGCCGATCCGCGGTTGGCGCGCTCACTGGTGCAGATGCACAACGCACCTGAGCGTGCCTGGTCGATTGCGCAACTGGCGAGCGAGTCGAATATGTCGCGCGCGGCTTACGCGGTGCATTTTCGGGACGTTATCGGACAGACGCCTGCCGAGTACCTGTTGAGTTGGCGGATCAGCCTGGCGCAGAAACGCCTGCGTGAAGGGCGGTCGATTACGCTGATCGCCGCCGAGGTCGGCTATGAAAGCCCTTCGGCACTGGCACGCGCGTTTCGACGCAAGACGGGCTACAGCCCGCGGGACTGGATGAAAGATCTGGCGGGGGAAGATGATGGGACAATGGCCTGAAAGCATCGAACTGCTCCAGGCCATTGCGCAGGGTCGAT
Proteins encoded in this window:
- a CDS encoding avidin/streptavidin family protein, giving the protein MSAAGTWKNEYGSIMTLQEAGANLIGIYRSSTGSVGTYEVQGVQVGNAATAAMGQPVALSISWHAIDDASHDPSWHWNSGLCGQISLQDDQEVLVLAHNMVASSDFCGLVKAGSYIDKLTYRRAPLQEPERSLRRKNEVPGNALAGRWISAEGATLELKVFAACDNGLGYVSGRLVRSTGTLPVEGFTDLHSAPVGIAMQSLALTAAGASEVLGLSGALDGATGCLSLFEMTSESTAPGNSYSQTRMASVLFKREAQHLSEIGAQTAGAMI
- a CDS encoding MFS transporter produces the protein MSQLSSVVVAGSTPQRDASPSRGMSVGQVFENFPLTREHLKSCLGLFFVFAIEAWEMMIIVYTAPLIGKDFQLDSLAIGNLIGAIFVGMLIGSLIWGKYSERLGRKRSIILSMALYGVISLISAFAPDYATFYLLRLLSGMAAVGMMVVTFAHFEELLPVKVRGTCTVYLASGWPVGVLLALGATIWLTPFGWRTIIVVSSLGSLWAFAIAWWVPESPYWLASVGRQAQARSVIARLSRGAVRVPEDCELLVEKTLKGTHREIFSAGMSKISLLQIAINFTFSWGYWGLQTWLPTLLQQRGLSLPQSYGFIAISALCMIPGYMAASWLTGRLGRKQVVVFFIGASVLAGYGFANAQTLEMLYLSNFALAFFSMGAWGVWDTWIGELYPTRLRLLGYSWAVFAQRVANILAPSLIGALVAYGTSFNMTTTLINGFMLASVLLALLMPETEGEPLH
- a CDS encoding AraC family transcriptional regulator, whose protein sequence is MDRLSTLFSQFGVRANLFYNGRLCGLASYDGAERRGYIHLLQAGSVTLLGADRKDMLLTRPSLIFMPRPSRHQLFAGESEGAQLLCASMEFEGGVDNPLAASLPDCLVLSLDELPMLADTLKWMFGEAAGAHCGREAALERLFELLVILLFRHLLDHQQLRTGMMAGLADPRLARSLVQMHNAPERAWSIAQLASESNMSRAAYAVHFRDVIGQTPAEYLLSWRISLAQKRLREGRSITLIAAEVGYESPSALARAFRRKTGYSPRDWMKDLAGEDDGTMA